GCGTCGCGCGTTCGCTCGTCCTCGAGGATGATGTAGAAGAGGTGGTTGTTGCCCACGCAGTCCGGGTGGCCCGACGGCAGGGTCATGCGGCCCTCGTCGGCCAGGGGTTGCAAAGCCTGCAGGTAGAAGTCGTAGATGTCCGCGCGGCGCTTGTTGATCTTGTCCATGTTCTCGAGCTGGGCATACAGGAACGCGGCCAGCATGTCCGAGGGTAAAAACGAAGAACCGATGTCGACCCAGGAATACTTGTCGACTTCGCCCCGGAAGAACTGGCTGCGGTTGGTGCCCTTCTCCCTGATGATCTCCGCCCGCTCGACGTACTCATCGTTGTTGATGATCAGCGCCCCGCCCTCACCGCAGATGTAGTTCTTGGTCTCGTGGAAGCTGTAAGTGCCGAAATCGCCCAGCGTGCCCAGGTACTTCCCCTTGTAGGTGGCGTTGACCCCCTGGGCCGCGTCCTCGATGACCAGGAAGCCGTGTTTGCGGGCCAAGTCGAGGATCGTATCCATCTCGCAGCCGATGCCCGCATAGTGCACGGGCACCACCACCTTGGTGCGCGGCGTGACCGCGTCCGCGAGCGCGGTCTCGTCGAGGTTGAGGTTGTCCGGCCTGATGTCGATGAACTTCAGGCGAGCGCCCCGCAGGTAGAAGGCGTTGGCGGTCGAGACGAAGGTGAACGAGGGCAGGATGACCTCGTCTCCCTCCGCGACGCCGCTCAGGATGGCCGCCATCTCGAGGGCCGCCGTGCAAGAGTGGGTGAGCAGTATCTTCTTGGCACCGAAGGTGTCTTCCATGAGCTTCTGG
Above is a window of bacterium DNA encoding:
- the rffA gene encoding dTDP-4-amino-4,6-dideoxygalactose transaminase codes for the protein MSYKIPFNKPFIVGQELYYIAQAVLNGRIAGDAVFTHRCQKLMEDTFGAKKILLTHSCTAALEMAAILSGVAEGDEVILPSFTFVSTANAFYLRGARLKFIDIRPDNLNLDETALADAVTPRTKVVVPVHYAGIGCEMDTILDLARKHGFLVIEDAAQGVNATYKGKYLGTLGDFGTYSFHETKNYICGEGGALIINNDEYVERAEIIREKGTNRSQFFRGEVDKYSWVDIGSSFLPSDMLAAFLYAQLENMDKINKRRADIYDFYLQALQPLADEGRMTLPSGHPDCVGNNHLFYIILEDERTRDALMGHLKSHDILAVFHYLPLHLSPVGRKMGGEPGSLPVTESIAGRLLRLPFYYALTREEQEEVVGRIGEFFAT